From a single Chitinispirillales bacterium genomic region:
- a CDS encoding flagellar hook-length control protein FliK gives MIRNAETTNGSGFFEPAAEGRTVNSARSFKTTERKITEKNEKFEKTFDSVYRENNAVPKKTVVKQKQKANFTEDKNVAERNADYNTDKTGVEQNKNLAVRKVITENKFEFEIEDEMKTVETENINSLIAQINFENMQNFDIDIRLNAVENIENILAAVSQKLNLNIDTQIPIAQFDAEDVPEEVIWQLSQLLCVLKEMGDAFLDAGLNGETVENRGEIFSPQEAFSIGQYLQQETIKLELSFAELGISREIAKNITYDDMNLEANVSLNVAADLETRTPAQQNLPESVENIFVEKKTGSADIQSIIEQFEDVINKVGATPLKNENLSKEPAITALNELKKEILKEPVISVNEKTAENVEKPKVNAAVENLPKEPIAAVSSELRKEIAKEEVKTQILAENTETAEETSQKPVVKNTLKTEIGRNEADTEKPEEKGETKESKLSEVLFNKNNKKENHNEDNRQNQQKQIGAMENTFSSPIRDAMIRTDERSANSPITLDGVSIEANKFNDSSEITSVSPRFVKLFEKEIVEQVQRTILNSSNKNGVHQISLTLNPEKLGEIKLTIQVDGNVVSAKLNVENSQVKQIIEQNLQNLKDSLAQHNLSAGSLDVNINGKEESRQDYERIINSKNRAGQTDAEGAVLDNAEEFLGMETGRRFGTNSFEFFA, from the coding sequence ATGATAAGAAATGCGGAAACGACAAACGGGTCGGGATTTTTTGAACCGGCGGCGGAAGGAAGAACCGTTAATTCTGCAAGAAGTTTTAAAACAACGGAAAGAAAGATAACGGAAAAAAACGAAAAATTTGAAAAAACGTTTGATTCGGTTTATCGGGAAAATAACGCAGTTCCAAAAAAGACAGTCGTTAAGCAAAAACAAAAAGCGAATTTCACCGAAGATAAAAACGTTGCCGAACGAAACGCAGATTATAATACGGATAAAACGGGCGTCGAACAAAACAAAAATCTTGCCGTCCGAAAAGTTATTACGGAAAACAAATTTGAATTTGAAATAGAGGACGAAATGAAAACGGTGGAAACTGAAAATATAAATTCGTTAATCGCTCAAATAAATTTTGAAAACATGCAAAATTTTGATATCGACATTAGATTAAACGCCGTTGAAAACATAGAAAATATTTTGGCTGCGGTAAGCCAAAAATTAAATCTTAATATCGACACGCAAATCCCTATCGCACAATTTGACGCGGAAGACGTTCCTGAAGAGGTAATTTGGCAGCTTTCTCAATTGCTTTGCGTTCTCAAAGAAATGGGCGATGCGTTTTTGGATGCCGGACTTAACGGCGAAACCGTTGAAAACAGAGGCGAAATATTTTCTCCCCAAGAAGCGTTTTCAATAGGACAATATTTACAGCAAGAAACTATTAAATTGGAATTATCGTTTGCGGAATTGGGGATCAGCCGTGAAATTGCAAAAAACATTACTTACGACGATATGAACCTTGAAGCGAACGTTTCGTTGAATGTCGCCGCCGATTTGGAAACGAGAACTCCGGCGCAGCAAAATCTGCCCGAATCCGTAGAAAATATTTTTGTTGAAAAAAAAACGGGAAGCGCGGATATTCAAAGCATAATAGAACAATTTGAAGACGTAATAAACAAAGTCGGCGCAACTCCCTTGAAAAACGAAAATTTATCGAAAGAGCCGGCTATTACGGCTTTAAACGAATTGAAAAAAGAGATTTTAAAAGAACCCGTTATATCTGTAAACGAAAAGACCGCCGAAAACGTTGAAAAGCCGAAAGTTAACGCGGCGGTAGAAAATTTACCGAAAGAGCCAATCGCCGCCGTTTCAAGCGAATTGAGAAAAGAAATCGCAAAAGAAGAGGTTAAAACACAAATATTGGCTGAAAATACGGAAACAGCAGAAGAAACTTCGCAGAAGCCCGTTGTTAAAAATACGCTTAAAACGGAAATCGGGCGAAATGAAGCCGATACTGAAAAACCGGAAGAAAAAGGTGAAACGAAAGAATCCAAACTTTCGGAAGTTCTGTTTAATAAAAACAATAAAAAAGAAAATCATAACGAAGATAATCGGCAGAATCAGCAAAAGCAAATCGGCGCCATGGAAAACACTTTTTCCTCGCCGATTCGTGACGCAATGATAAGAACGGACGAAAGAAGCGCAAATTCTCCGATAACTTTGGACGGTGTTTCGATTGAAGCGAATAAATTTAACGATTCTTCCGAAATAACGTCCGTTTCACCGCGTTTCGTAAAACTTTTTGAAAAAGAAATCGTTGAGCAGGTGCAGAGAACGATATTAAATTCGTCAAATAAAAACGGAGTACATCAAATATCGCTTACGCTTAATCCGGAAAAACTCGGAGAAATCAAACTTACGATTCAAGTGGACGGAAACGTAGTTTCCGCAAAATTGAACGTTGAAAATTCTCAGGTTAAACAGATAATAGAACAAAATCTACAAAATTTGAAAGACTCTTTGGCGCAACATAATCTGAGCGCCGGCTCTTTAGACGTTAATATAAACGGAAAAGAAGAATCTCGTCAAGACTATGAAAGAATTATAAACTCAAAAAACCGAGCCGGTCAAACAGATGCCGAAGGAGCGGTTTTAGATAACGCCGAAGAATTTCTGGGAATGGAAACCGGAAGAAGATTCGGAACAAATTCATTTGAATTTTTTGCATAA